In Cystobacter ferrugineus, the DNA window GGAGCCGGCCGCCAGGCGCGAGGAGTCCGCTCCCGCCAGGACCGAGGGCCCCGGAGGCGCTCGCGCCGTGGGGCAGATCCGCGAGCTCGTCACCGAGCGCGTGAACGACCCCAACGTGAAGGCGCTGCTGCTGGCCATCCTGGATGACGCCCAGGTCGCCGCGGCCCTGCCGCACGCGCCCGCCGCCAAGGGCGTCCACCACTCCTACCGCGGGGGCCTGGCCGATCACCTCCTGTCGGTGCTGCGGCTCACCCTGCGTGTGGCCGACCACTACCCCATGGCGGATCGCGACCTGCTGCTCGCGGGCGCCCTGCTCCATGACGTGATGCGCGTGGCGGAGACCTCCGCGGGCGGCGAGCCCACCGACGAGGGCCGGCTCGTGGGCCACCTGGTGCTCACGGCGCAGAAGATCCGCGAGAAGGCGCTCGGCATCCCCCACTTCCCGCCCCTGCTCGAGCAGCACCTCACCCACCTCGTCATCGCCCAGTTCGGCCAGGTGGAGAGCGGCTCGCCCCGGGCGCCCGTGACGCTCGAGGCGCAGATCATCCACGCGCTCACCTCGCTCGACGCGCGCATCGCCGCCTGGACGGACGCCATGCAGCGCGACCCCCACGATCGGTGGACGGAGAACCTCCGGCCCTACAACCGCTCGCTCTGGAAGGGTCCGGCGCCCACCTCGCGGGGCCGGGCGCCCGTGGAGGGCGGTGGCCGCCGCAAGAACAAGGAGAAGAAGAACCGGGAGCGGCCGGAGAAGCCCGCGGGCACGCCCTCGGGCGAAGGCGCGCAGGCCGAGGCCCGTCCCGAGCGCACCGAGCGTCCGCCCAAGCCGCCGCGCGAGCCCCGTCCGC includes these proteins:
- a CDS encoding 3'-5' exoribonuclease YhaM family protein, encoding MTTDNNQADPSSSSASEASVETVRKVYAKDLREKDPVHTVFRVAQKNRVTARSGKVFLSLVLTDKSGEIDARVFDKVDALEPTFSVGDYALVHGHVIAFHGKTQVVIEALEKLDPEPLDPKEFEPPPAPPAPAAAAPEESAAPKRDEARKEEPAARREESAPARTEGPGGARAVGQIRELVTERVNDPNVKALLLAILDDAQVAAALPHAPAAKGVHHSYRGGLADHLLSVLRLTLRVADHYPMADRDLLLAGALLHDVMRVAETSAGGEPTDEGRLVGHLVLTAQKIREKALGIPHFPPLLEQHLTHLVIAQFGQVESGSPRAPVTLEAQIIHALTSLDARIAAWTDAMQRDPHDRWTENLRPYNRSLWKGPAPTSRGRAPVEGGGRRKNKEKKNRERPEKPAGTPSGEGAQAEARPERTERPPKPPREPRPPREPREAKEPREPREAREPKPPREPVNVPKELTFKPFSVLTATKAEPTKPEEGSDTEG